The DNA sequence TTACCTTACCTGTCTTAACGTTGACATCAACCCTTCGGAAAGCTGGATTAGATGAAGTTCCAGGCATAAGGCTGATATTACCAGCAACCGGACAAAGAAATCTAGCTCCGGAGTAAATCAGCACGTCTCTTATTGGCAATACCCATCCTTTGGGAACACCTTTTAGTGTTGAGTCATGAGATAAGGAAAGATGAGTTTTGACCATTACTGTCATATAATCGTCGTATTTTGTGTCTGACTCAAATCGCCTAGCTTTGGCTTCCGCTTCTAAAGACCATACTACACCTTCAGCCCCATAGACTATTCGTGCGACTCGATCGACACGCTGGCGAAGTTTCATATCCATAGGATATAGAAACTTAAAATTAGTTTCTTCATTGCAGGCATCAACTACAGCATCAGCAAGTTCAAGTGCCCCCTCGCCACCATGTGCC is a window from the Dehalococcoidales bacterium genome containing:
- a CDS encoding formate--tetrahydrofolate ligase — translated: AHGGEGALELADAVVDACNEETNFKFLYPMDMKLRQRVDRVARIVYGAEGVVWSLEAEAKARRFESDTKYDDYMTVMVKTHLSLSHDSTLKGVPKGWVLPIRDVLIYSGARFLCPVAGNISLMPGTSSNPAFRRVDVNVKTGKVTGLF